In a single window of the Shumkonia mesophila genome:
- the hemG gene encoding protoporphyrinogen oxidase: MAEAEGRRVLVVGGGISGLAAAWFLHRRGLEVSVAEAADRVGGTIASERRDGFLFERGPNSTLQKPGRPEDALGRLIDGAALSPLLREAAPPAKKRYILRDGRLWALPTSPPAFVATPAFSLAAKLRLLCEPFIRPADQEETIAEFVKRRLGREFLTYAVDPFISGVYAGDPRELSAEAAVPRIHELEQKYGSLIRGAIALGKATRNAGMPAGRQISFDSGMATLPTALAAALPAGSVRTGRRAAALERQDGGWTVRFAEDGQDPRSETADVVVLALPAPETAALVEPLAGEAARLLRTIPYAAIFSVALGYRREDVKHALDGFGFLIPRVEGVRTLGALFSSTLFADRAPDGHVLLTAFLGGRQDPQALEMADKDVLTEIEVDLATSLGIRGKAVMRHVTRWPQAIPQYPLGHLDRIATVDEFLAPFPDLYLRGNWRGGISVTDCVRNGEALAERIAGPGTAP; this comes from the coding sequence GTGGCAGAGGCGGAAGGAAGGCGAGTTCTGGTCGTCGGCGGGGGAATCTCCGGTCTGGCGGCGGCGTGGTTCCTGCACCGGCGCGGCCTTGAGGTCAGCGTTGCCGAAGCGGCCGATCGGGTCGGCGGCACCATCGCCAGCGAGCGGCGGGACGGCTTCCTTTTCGAGCGGGGCCCCAACTCCACGCTCCAGAAACCCGGACGCCCGGAGGACGCCCTCGGGCGCCTGATCGACGGGGCCGCGCTGTCGCCCCTGCTCCGCGAGGCGGCGCCGCCCGCCAAGAAACGCTACATCCTGCGCGACGGCCGCCTGTGGGCCCTGCCCACCTCGCCGCCCGCCTTCGTCGCCACCCCGGCGTTCAGTCTGGCCGCCAAGCTGCGCCTGTTGTGCGAGCCCTTCATTCGCCCGGCCGACCAGGAAGAAACCATCGCCGAGTTCGTCAAACGGCGGCTCGGCCGCGAGTTCCTCACCTATGCGGTCGACCCGTTCATTTCCGGTGTCTATGCCGGCGATCCGCGCGAGCTGTCGGCGGAAGCCGCGGTACCCCGCATCCACGAACTGGAACAGAAATACGGTTCGCTGATCCGCGGCGCCATCGCGCTCGGCAAGGCCACCAGGAACGCCGGCATGCCGGCCGGCCGCCAGATTTCCTTCGACAGCGGTATGGCGACGCTGCCGACCGCGCTGGCCGCCGCCCTGCCTGCCGGCTCGGTGCGCACCGGCCGGCGGGCTGCCGCGCTGGAGCGCCAAGACGGCGGCTGGACGGTGCGCTTCGCCGAAGACGGGCAGGACCCGCGCAGCGAGACCGCCGACGTCGTGGTCCTGGCGCTGCCGGCACCGGAAACGGCCGCCCTCGTCGAGCCGTTGGCCGGCGAGGCGGCCCGGTTGCTGCGTACCATTCCCTACGCCGCCATTTTCTCGGTCGCCCTCGGCTATCGCCGCGAGGACGTGAAACACGCCCTCGACGGATTCGGCTTTCTCATTCCGCGCGTCGAGGGCGTGCGTACCCTGGGCGCCCTCTTTTCCAGCACGTTGTTCGCCGACCGCGCACCGGACGGGCACGTGCTGCTGACCGCCTTCCTGGGCGGCAGGCAGGACCCGCAGGCGCTGGAGATGGCGGACAAGGACGTCCTGACCGAGATCGAAGTCGATCTGGCAACGAGCCTGGGCATTCGGGGCAAGGCGGTAATGCGGCATGTTACCCGCTGGCCGCAGGCCATCCCGCAGTATCCCCTGGGACATCTCGATCGGATCGCCACCGTGGACGAGTTCCTCGCCCCCTTCCCCGACCTTTATCTACGCGGCAATTGGCGGGGCGGCATTTCGGTGACCGATTGCGTGCGCAACGGCGAGGCCCTGGCCGAACGTATCGCCGGCCCCGGAACCGCGCCGTGA
- the cutA gene encoding divalent-cation tolerance protein CutA, whose translation MTATWLYVTAGSKDEALSIGRLLVGERLAACANVVPGTTAIYWWEGKVQEGEEAVLVLKTRSDLVDAATARIRAVHSYACPCVVALPVAGGNPDFLEWIVNETRQ comes from the coding sequence ATGACCGCGACATGGCTTTACGTGACCGCCGGTTCGAAGGACGAGGCGCTGTCGATCGGCCGCCTGCTGGTCGGGGAACGGCTGGCCGCCTGCGCCAACGTCGTTCCCGGCACCACGGCCATCTACTGGTGGGAAGGCAAGGTGCAGGAAGGCGAGGAGGCGGTTCTGGTCCTCAAGACGCGAAGCGACCTGGTGGACGCGGCGACGGCGCGCATCCGCGCGGTGCACAGCTACGCCTGCCCTTGCGTGGTGGCGCTGCCGGTGGCCGGCGGCAACCCGGATTTCCTCGAGTGGATTGTCAACGAAACACGGCAATAG
- a CDS encoding bifunctional 2-C-methyl-D-erythritol 4-phosphate cytidylyltransferase/2-C-methyl-D-erythritol 2,4-cyclodiphosphate synthase has protein sequence MSGCIALVVAAGRGSRFGGECPKQYQRLNGRPVLRHSLETLNAHPRVDAVRVVIHPADRALYDEAVAGLDLLAPVDGGAERQDSVRLGLESLKDAAPDVVLIHDAARPFADAPLISRVIAALERHAGAIPAVPVIDTLKRGGDGLIAATVERAGLWRAQTPQGFRFPDILAAHRRFAGIGLTDDAAVAEQAGLAVALVDGSEDNVKVTTPSDFRRAETHGGGEFRGGTGFDVHRFTEGNHVMLCGIAVPHEAGLAGHSDADVGLHALTDALLGAIGDGDIGSHFPPTDPQWRGAASEIFLAHAGRLVAGRGGRIVNVDVTLICEAPRVGPHRQAMRERVAAILGIEVGRVGVKGTTTEKLGFTGRREGIAAQAAATVWLPTIP, from the coding sequence ATGAGCGGATGCATTGCCCTGGTGGTGGCGGCCGGACGGGGTTCGCGCTTCGGCGGCGAGTGCCCCAAGCAGTACCAGCGGCTGAACGGTCGACCGGTCCTGCGCCATTCGCTGGAAACGCTCAACGCCCATCCCCGGGTCGACGCGGTGCGCGTCGTCATCCATCCGGCCGACCGGGCGCTCTATGACGAAGCGGTGGCCGGCCTCGACCTGCTGGCACCGGTGGACGGCGGCGCCGAGCGCCAGGATTCGGTCCGCCTGGGCCTGGAAAGCCTCAAGGATGCAGCTCCCGACGTCGTTCTCATCCACGACGCCGCCCGCCCGTTCGCCGACGCCCCGTTGATCTCGCGGGTCATCGCGGCGCTGGAGCGGCACGCCGGCGCCATTCCCGCCGTGCCGGTCATCGACACCCTCAAGCGCGGTGGCGACGGCCTCATCGCCGCCACCGTGGAACGGGCCGGCCTGTGGCGGGCCCAGACGCCGCAGGGTTTCCGCTTTCCCGACATCCTGGCGGCGCACCGGCGTTTCGCCGGTATCGGGCTCACCGACGATGCCGCGGTGGCCGAGCAGGCGGGCCTGGCGGTGGCCCTGGTCGATGGCAGCGAGGACAATGTGAAAGTCACCACGCCTTCCGATTTTCGCCGCGCCGAAACCCACGGCGGCGGCGAGTTCCGCGGCGGCACGGGCTTCGACGTGCACCGCTTCACCGAGGGCAACCACGTCATGCTGTGCGGCATCGCGGTCCCTCACGAAGCCGGGCTGGCCGGCCATTCGGATGCCGACGTCGGGCTGCACGCCCTGACCGATGCCCTGTTGGGCGCCATCGGCGACGGCGATATCGGCAGCCATTTCCCGCCGACCGACCCCCAGTGGCGGGGCGCCGCCTCCGAGATCTTCCTGGCCCACGCCGGCCGTTTGGTCGCCGGCCGCGGCGGGCGCATCGTCAACGTCGACGTCACCCTGATTTGCGAAGCGCCCCGGGTCGGGCCGCACCGCCAGGCCATGCGCGAACGCGTCGCCGCCATCCTGGGCATCGAGGTCGGGCGCGTCGGCGTCAAAGGCACGACCACGGAAAAGCTGGGCTTCACCGGCCGGCGCGAGGGCATCGCCGCCCAAGCCGCCGCCACGGTCTGGCTGCCCACCATCCCCTAA